Proteins co-encoded in one Enterobacter sp. R4-368 genomic window:
- the ydiK gene encoding AI-2E family transporter YdiK, with translation MVDLRQSRDVPQIMLSVLFLAIMIIACLWVVQPFILGFAWAGTVVIATWPLLVRLQRVLFGRRSLAVLVMMMLLILLFIIPVALLVNSLVDSSGPVIHAISTGAMSPPDLAWLNSIPFVGEKLYAGWHSLLDMGGSAIMAKLRPYVGATTTWFVGQAAHIGRFMLHCGLMLLFSALLYWRGEQVARGIRHFAIRLAGKRGDAAVLLAGQAIRAVALGVVVTALVQAVLGGVGLAISGVPYATLFTVVMLMTCLVQLGPLLVLVPAIIWLYWSGDSTWGTVLLVWSCIVATLDNFIRPVLIRMGADLPLILILSGVIGGLVAFGMIGLFIGPVLLAVSWRLFSAWVNEAPEPVATDNALSEVDDLDNPS, from the coding sequence ATGGTTGATCTACGTCAGTCCAGGGATGTACCGCAAATCATGCTGTCGGTACTGTTTTTAGCAATCATGATTATCGCCTGTCTGTGGGTCGTCCAGCCCTTCATCCTCGGTTTTGCCTGGGCGGGAACGGTGGTGATCGCCACCTGGCCACTGCTGGTACGCCTGCAACGCGTGCTGTTTGGCCGCCGCTCGCTGGCGGTTTTAGTGATGATGATGCTGTTGATCCTGCTGTTTATCATTCCTGTCGCGCTACTGGTTAATAGCCTGGTGGACTCCAGCGGCCCGGTGATCCATGCCATCAGCACCGGCGCCATGTCACCGCCGGATTTAGCCTGGCTAAACAGCATCCCTTTCGTTGGTGAGAAGCTCTATGCGGGCTGGCACAGCCTGCTGGATATGGGCGGCAGCGCCATTATGGCCAAACTGCGGCCGTACGTAGGCGCGACAACCACCTGGTTTGTCGGCCAGGCCGCGCATATCGGACGCTTTATGCTGCACTGCGGCCTGATGTTGCTGTTCAGCGCCCTGCTTTACTGGCGTGGTGAGCAAGTTGCCAGAGGGATCCGCCATTTCGCCATTCGTCTTGCCGGGAAACGTGGCGATGCCGCTGTGCTGCTGGCAGGTCAGGCTATCCGCGCCGTAGCGCTTGGTGTGGTGGTCACCGCGCTGGTGCAGGCCGTGCTTGGCGGCGTTGGTCTGGCCATTTCCGGGGTGCCCTACGCCACGTTGTTTACCGTGGTCATGCTGATGACCTGTCTGGTGCAGCTCGGGCCGTTACTGGTGCTGGTTCCGGCCATTATCTGGCTTTACTGGAGCGGAGATTCCACCTGGGGCACCGTGTTGCTGGTCTGGAGCTGCATTGTCGCCACGCTGGATAACTTCATCCGCCCGGTACTTATTCGCATGGGTGCGGATTTACCGCTGATCCTTATTCTTTCAGGGGTAATTGGCGGACTGGTCGCTTTCGGTATGATTGGCCTGTTTATTGGTCCGGTATTACTGGCGGTTTCCTGGCGGCTATTCTCCGCGTGGGTGAATGAAGCGCCCGAACCGGTAGCGACAGATAATGCGCTAAGCGAAGTCGACGATTTAGATAACCCCTCCTGA
- a CDS encoding glycoside hydrolase family 3 N-terminal domain-containing protein, translating into MTAIYQDANRPVAERVADLLARMTPEEKFAQMHALWLVLSEEGEHRERTDLSDEFAGVSTQAALAQRLKLGVGQITRPLGTHIVEAKRGVRAANRLQKTLVEETRLGIPALFHEECLVGLLCKDATLFPSSLNYGSTWDPQLVQRAAHHIGLEARSTGCKQGLAPVLDVSRDVRWGRTEETFGEDPWLVGVMACAYVNGLQGEKGDMLATLKHYVGHSFSEGARNHAPVHLGFCELNDTFLLPFEMAVKLAKAGSVMPAYHDIDNQPGHSDHFLLTTLLREQWGFEGIIVADYGGVSLLHQHHGVTHDAAESAALSFNAGLDVELPKDDCARHLAEAVERGLISMAKVDEIVARVLAVKFRLGLFEQPYTDEQGIDLQSARTRRVAREVATRSMTLLENNGILPLNGSPKVAVIGPTADDPLALLSGYSFPVHLIISDMLEETTQVTTPLAALRQTLGEGNVRYAKGCHIIEKRMAGAPVFPGDASGKPMQQSPVSRDLSLIPHAVSVAQESEVIIACVGDLAGLFQSGTVGEGSDTDSLTLPGVQQQLLEALVATGKPVVVVMTGGRPYNLQGLESRVAAWLMAWAPGQEGGRAIADVLTGRAEPQGRLVVSVPKSAGAMPYYYNHKLKSGGTPFAFHFGALYPFGYGKSWTQFEYMNPVLLTPDVAIDDDIRVQVQVKNSGDRSGSEVVQLYVRDKVASMVRPVQELKAFQRVALSPGETATLTFIVPVDMLNFTRRDGQRIVEPGEFELQIGASSADIRAALTVNVYGETRELPTAWKMMSQCEVSQ; encoded by the coding sequence ATGACTGCTATCTACCAGGACGCAAACCGTCCCGTGGCCGAACGCGTTGCGGATTTACTGGCGCGGATGACGCCGGAAGAGAAATTCGCGCAAATGCATGCGTTGTGGCTGGTGCTTTCAGAAGAGGGAGAGCACCGCGAGCGCACCGATCTCAGCGATGAGTTTGCCGGTGTCAGCACGCAGGCGGCGCTGGCACAGCGGCTTAAACTGGGGGTCGGGCAAATAACCCGTCCACTGGGCACGCATATTGTGGAGGCGAAGCGCGGTGTACGTGCGGCTAATCGGCTACAAAAAACGTTGGTGGAAGAGACGCGGTTGGGTATCCCCGCGCTGTTTCATGAAGAGTGCCTGGTGGGTTTATTGTGCAAAGACGCGACGTTATTTCCCTCCTCGCTGAACTACGGTTCCACCTGGGATCCGCAACTTGTGCAACGTGCCGCCCATCATATCGGGCTGGAAGCGCGATCGACCGGATGCAAACAGGGGCTGGCTCCGGTACTGGATGTCTCGCGCGATGTGCGCTGGGGGCGCACGGAAGAGACGTTTGGTGAAGATCCGTGGCTGGTGGGGGTGATGGCGTGCGCCTACGTGAACGGGTTGCAGGGTGAAAAGGGCGATATGCTGGCGACGCTCAAACACTATGTTGGCCACTCGTTTAGCGAAGGCGCGCGTAACCATGCCCCGGTACACCTCGGCTTTTGCGAGCTGAACGACACCTTTTTGCTGCCGTTCGAGATGGCGGTGAAGCTGGCGAAAGCAGGATCGGTGATGCCAGCCTATCACGACATTGATAACCAGCCGGGTCACAGTGACCATTTCTTGCTCACCACTTTGCTGCGTGAACAGTGGGGCTTCGAGGGCATTATTGTTGCCGATTACGGTGGCGTCAGCCTGCTGCATCAGCATCACGGCGTGACACACGATGCCGCGGAATCCGCTGCGCTCTCGTTTAATGCCGGGCTGGATGTTGAATTGCCAAAAGATGACTGTGCACGCCATCTGGCAGAGGCCGTTGAGCGTGGACTTATCTCCATGGCAAAAGTGGACGAAATTGTCGCCCGCGTGTTGGCAGTGAAATTCCGCCTCGGTTTGTTCGAACAGCCTTATACCGATGAACAGGGTATCGACCTGCAGTCTGCCAGGACGCGGCGGGTAGCGCGCGAGGTCGCTACGCGCTCAATGACGCTGCTGGAAAATAACGGCATTCTGCCATTGAACGGCTCACCGAAAGTGGCGGTAATTGGCCCGACCGCTGACGATCCGCTGGCTTTGCTCAGCGGGTACAGTTTCCCGGTGCATTTGATCATTAGCGATATGCTGGAGGAGACCACGCAGGTCACCACGCCGCTTGCGGCGCTGCGCCAGACGCTGGGCGAGGGGAACGTCCGTTATGCCAAAGGCTGCCATATTATTGAAAAACGTATGGCTGGCGCCCCCGTTTTCCCCGGGGATGCGTCGGGGAAACCGATGCAGCAGTCACCAGTTTCCAGGGATTTGAGCCTGATCCCGCACGCGGTGAGCGTGGCGCAGGAAAGCGAGGTGATCATTGCCTGTGTGGGCGATCTTGCCGGGCTGTTCCAGAGCGGGACGGTGGGAGAAGGTTCCGACACGGACAGCCTGACGCTGCCGGGTGTGCAACAACAGTTGCTGGAGGCGTTAGTGGCAACCGGGAAACCGGTCGTGGTGGTCATGACCGGTGGGCGTCCGTATAACCTGCAAGGGCTGGAGTCGCGCGTTGCCGCATGGTTAATGGCGTGGGCGCCGGGGCAGGAGGGCGGCCGGGCGATTGCCGATGTATTGACCGGGCGGGCAGAGCCGCAGGGGCGTCTGGTCGTCAGCGTGCCGAAAAGCGCGGGGGCGATGCCCTATTATTACAACCACAAGCTGAAAAGCGGTGGTACACCGTTTGCCTTCCATTTTGGCGCACTTTACCCCTTTGGCTACGGGAAGAGCTGGACGCAGTTCGAGTATATGAACCCGGTATTACTGACACCTGATGTGGCGATTGATGACGATATTCGTGTGCAGGTGCAGGTAAAAAATAGCGGAGATCGCAGCGGCAGCGAGGTGGTGCAACTGTATGTCCGGGATAAAGTAGCGTCAATGGTGCGTCCGGTGCAGGAGCTAAAAGCGTTCCAGCGCGTGGCATTATCACCGGGTGAAACGGCAACCCTGACGTTCATCGTGCCGGTGGATATGCTCAACTTTACGCGCCGTGACGGGCAGCGCATTGTCGAACCGGGTGAGTTTGAGCTGCAAATCGGTGCCTCATCGGCAGATATCCGCGCAGCGCTCACGGTGAACGTTTACGGCGAGACCCGCGAACTTCCCACCGCCTGGAAAATGATGAGTCAGTGCGAAGTCAGTCAGTGA
- a CDS encoding MFS transporter gives MTISSVLSTKDKIGYGLGDMASALVWQTATLFLAYFYTDVFGLPAAIMGTMFLVVRAVDAFVDPCIGALVDRTQTRHGRFRPWLLWFAIPFGVSCIITFYVPDAGATAKILYACVTYAILSFIYSAINVPYCAMPGALTMDPHERHSLQSWRFGLSFIGGLIVTVIALPLVAHLGAGNDQKGYFYAMSMMGVLGIFLFFGCFFMTRERFTPRNDSSGSLFSDLKLLAKNTQWRIVFVFNILLLTAVVTRGSATMYYVKYVLQRPDMVFTFIVSGMIAALSGALLSARLLGKFDRVRAYQWTIITFVVFAALIFIIPPTQVWLIFGLNIVFSFIQNLTTPLQWTMFSDVVDYEEHRSGRRLDGLVFSTALFAIKFGLALGGAVVGWVLGAVDYAPNQAAQSATVLTTINALFTLIPCLLFICMVLLLTRYKLNSQVADSIAQDLIRKRGVSESDTAVQTAPDFNNTGVTR, from the coding sequence ATGACAATCTCCTCTGTCCTGAGTACAAAAGACAAAATTGGTTACGGTCTGGGTGATATGGCGAGCGCCCTGGTCTGGCAAACCGCAACGCTGTTTCTCGCTTATTTCTATACGGATGTGTTTGGGTTACCCGCCGCCATAATGGGAACCATGTTTTTGGTCGTGCGTGCGGTGGATGCTTTTGTTGATCCTTGCATCGGCGCACTGGTGGATCGTACGCAAACGCGACACGGGCGTTTTCGCCCCTGGCTGCTGTGGTTTGCAATACCGTTTGGTGTGAGCTGCATTATTACCTTTTATGTCCCGGACGCAGGGGCGACGGCAAAAATCCTCTATGCCTGCGTCACTTACGCCATCCTTAGCTTTATCTACTCTGCGATTAATGTCCCTTACTGCGCCATGCCCGGCGCGCTGACGATGGACCCGCACGAGCGCCACTCGCTGCAGTCCTGGCGCTTTGGTTTATCGTTTATTGGCGGCCTGATCGTGACCGTTATTGCCCTGCCACTGGTGGCACATCTGGGGGCTGGTAATGATCAAAAAGGGTATTTTTATGCCATGAGCATGATGGGCGTACTGGGCATTTTTCTGTTCTTTGGCTGCTTCTTTATGACACGCGAGCGTTTTACGCCGCGCAATGATAGCTCCGGTTCGCTGTTCAGCGATCTCAAATTGCTGGCGAAAAATACGCAGTGGCGCATTGTCTTTGTGTTTAATATTTTGCTGTTAACCGCGGTTGTAACGCGTGGTTCCGCCACGATGTATTACGTCAAATACGTATTACAGCGCCCGGATATGGTATTTACCTTTATTGTTTCGGGCATGATCGCTGCCCTAAGCGGAGCGCTATTATCAGCGCGGTTATTAGGGAAATTTGACCGGGTGCGCGCCTACCAGTGGACAATTATTACATTCGTCGTTTTCGCGGCGCTGATCTTTATTATCCCGCCGACGCAAGTGTGGCTTATTTTTGGCCTCAATATCGTTTTCAGCTTTATTCAGAACCTGACCACGCCGCTGCAATGGACCATGTTCTCTGACGTGGTGGATTACGAAGAGCACCGCAGCGGGCGTCGCCTCGACGGACTGGTGTTCTCGACAGCGTTATTCGCCATTAAATTTGGCCTTGCGCTTGGCGGCGCAGTCGTGGGTTGGGTGCTTGGTGCCGTGGATTATGCGCCGAATCAGGCAGCCCAGAGCGCGACGGTGCTGACGACCATTAACGCATTGTTTACGCTGATCCCCTGCCTGCTGTTTATCTGCATGGTGCTGCTGCTGACCCGCTACAAACTCAATAGCCAGGTTGCCGACAGTATCGCGCAAGATCTGATACGTAAACGCGGCGTCAGTGAAAGCGACACGGCAGTGCAAACCGCCCCGGATTTCAATAACACAGGAGTGACCCGATGA